A section of the Phaseolus vulgaris cultivar G19833 chromosome 8, P. vulgaris v2.0, whole genome shotgun sequence genome encodes:
- the LOC137826805 gene encoding methylesterase 17-like, translated as MRVKEEKAMAVSEESGDSRGPIHFVLVHGIGGGAWCWYKIRCLMENSGYKVSCIDLKSAGIDQSHADSVLSFDDYNQPLMDFLSALPENEQVILVGHSAGGLSVTEACHKFAKKIHLAVYVAATMLKLGFLTDEDLKHGVPDLSEFGDVYQLGFGLGQDKPPTSALVKKEFQRKIIYHLSPHEDSTLASMLLRAGPILALTSARFAEDGEVEKVPRVYIRTRQDHVMKAEQQEAMIKRWPPLSVYELDSDHSPFFSTPFLLFGLLLKAAAVDFGCNLTNPPSVL; from the exons ATGAGGGTGAAGGAGGAGAAAGCCATGGCAGTGAGTGAGGAAAGTGGTGATTCCAGAGGACCAATTCACTTTGTGCTGGTGCATGGCATTGGTGGAGGAGCTTGGTGCTGGTACAAAATCAGGTGTCTTATGGAGAATTCTGGCTACAAGGTCTCATGCATAGACCTCAAGAGTGCAGGAATTGACCAGTCTCATGCTGATTCTGTTCTTTCTTTTGATGACTACAACCAACCCCTCATGGATTTCTTGTCTGCTTTGCCAGAAAATGAACAG GTGATATTGGTGGGGCACAGTGCAGGAGGATTGAGTGTTACCGAGGCTTGTCACAAGTTTGCCAAGAAGATCCATTTAGCTGTGTATGTGGCAGCAACTATGCTCAAGTTAGGATTCTTGACAGATGAAGATCTCAAACAT GGTGTACCTGACCTATCTGAGTTTGGAGATGTATACCAGCTGGGATTTGGATTGGGACAGGATAAGCCTCCAACCAGTGCTTTGGTGAAAAAAGAATTTCAACGCAAAATCATCTATCATTTATCTCCACATGAG GATTCTACCTTAGCTTCTATGCTGTTGAGGGCAGGGCCTATTCTAGCCTTGACAAGTGCAAGGTTTGcagaggatggtgaagtggagAAGGTGCCAAGGGTGTACATAAGGACAAGGCAAGACCATGTGATGAAGGCAGAGCAACAAGAAGCCATGATAAAGAGGTGGCCACCATTGAGTGTGTATGAACTAGACAGTGATCATAGCCCCTTCTTCTCCACCCCTTTCCTCCTCTTTGGTTTACTTCTAAAAGCTGCAGCTGTTGACTTTGGATGCAACCTTACCAACCCACCCTCTGTGCTATGA